One Bacteriovorax sp. PP10 DNA segment encodes these proteins:
- a CDS encoding helix-turn-helix domain-containing protein → MRNTEKNYNKLLAHMAENIKEARMKKKLRQSDMIEFGFSERFVQKLESGIYSPNLYTIHRIAEAFDTTVDKLFKANAALK, encoded by the coding sequence ATGCGAAACACCGAAAAAAATTATAATAAGCTTCTTGCTCATATGGCAGAGAATATAAAAGAAGCGAGAATGAAGAAAAAGTTAAGACAGTCAGATATGATTGAGTTTGGCTTTTCAGAAAGGTTTGTTCAAAAATTAGAAAGTGGAATCTATTCGCCTAATCTTTACACTATTCATAGAATTGCTGAAGCGTTTGACACTACTGTGGATAAACTCTTTAAGGCAAACGCAGCACTGAAATAA
- a CDS encoding pirin family protein: MKKLLFIQSDDTLSTKVSKDFSPFLLMDYMGPMDLKQKKKNLQKEEHVLSGLELVTIVYSSDIEKRNLEDDMKVLTKGDIKWMSGDSGLIHKDNNSLTLDAQEIVQLWINLPNKGPIHPRSQEIKADQIPLIQLQDNAGKIRVLAGEYQGLLGPTETLSPMNLWDMRLNAGHTIEFKVPEGHTAALFVLSGGIILSDGNEVNEAELGILERQGDTFSLTTKEHTKILFLGGEPVNEPVIGFAPFEMQSPEEILSKLKKYSSIDVIVKV, from the coding sequence ATGAAAAAATTATTATTCATACAATCTGACGATACCCTATCAACTAAAGTCTCTAAAGATTTCTCTCCTTTTTTACTTATGGACTATATGGGCCCCATGGATCTGAAGCAGAAAAAAAAGAATCTGCAGAAAGAAGAACATGTTTTAAGTGGATTAGAACTAGTCACCATCGTTTATTCTTCCGATATTGAAAAACGTAACCTTGAAGACGATATGAAAGTGCTAACAAAAGGTGATATTAAATGGATGTCTGGAGATTCAGGACTTATTCATAAAGACAATAATTCCTTAACTCTCGATGCACAGGAAATTGTGCAACTTTGGATTAACCTTCCTAACAAAGGCCCGATTCATCCCAGGTCACAAGAAATAAAAGCAGATCAAATCCCTTTAATTCAACTTCAAGATAATGCAGGAAAGATTCGAGTGCTGGCCGGAGAGTATCAAGGCCTTCTCGGGCCAACTGAAACCCTGTCTCCTATGAACTTATGGGATATGCGTTTGAATGCCGGCCATACCATCGAGTTTAAAGTGCCTGAAGGGCATACGGCGGCCTTATTTGTTCTTAGTGGAGGAATTATTCTGAGTGATGGAAATGAAGTCAATGAAGCGGAGTTAGGCATTCTGGAACGTCAGGGCGATACATTTTCCTTAACCACAAAAGAGCACACAAAAATTCTTTTTCTAGGTGGAGAGCCTGTTAATGAACCGGTGATTGGTTTTGCTCCCTTTGAAATGCAGTCTCCTGAAGAGATATTATCAAAGTTAAAAAAATACTCTTCAATTGATGTCATCGTTAAGGTGTAA
- a CDS encoding helix-turn-helix transcriptional regulator: MHETDSKYSSLLICLAENIKAARLRNRLRQSDMIDFGFSERFIQKLESGNYSPNLYTMHRIACALKTPIDELFKKPLHLNDDIN; encoded by the coding sequence ATGCATGAAACCGATTCAAAATACAGCAGTTTACTTATATGTCTGGCAGAAAATATTAAAGCTGCGAGATTAAGAAACAGATTGAGACAATCTGACATGATTGATTTTGGATTTTCAGAAAGATTTATTCAAAAATTAGAAAGCGGGAACTATTCACCCAATCTCTATACCATGCATAGAATTGCATGTGCCTTGAAAACACCTATTGATGAGTTATTTAAAAAACCTTTACACCTTAACGATGACATCAATTGA
- a CDS encoding pirin-like C-terminal cupin domain-containing protein, translated as MDIITVVYSSDLDLEDVNSKRDKNGLTKKDIEWMRSDCGVLQDGEYVSKEISKTFQLWLCLPDNIDPLKYNNLTKMPVPLIQLPKNAGKARIIAGAYGKEKGPIEAESLECWDMRLNPKRTVELKVIKNQNAALFVISGEIVLSDGNQLGPAELGILDYEGSFLSITAITHTKVVFLSGPNINEPIIGYGKFELESVEKIRYN; from the coding sequence TTGGATATAATAACTGTCGTCTATTCCAGCGACTTAGATTTAGAAGATGTCAATTCTAAGCGTGATAAAAATGGTCTTACGAAAAAAGATATTGAATGGATGAGGAGTGATTGTGGTGTACTACAAGACGGAGAGTATGTTTCAAAAGAAATCTCTAAAACTTTTCAATTGTGGTTATGTCTACCTGATAACATCGATCCGCTAAAATATAATAATCTGACAAAAATGCCAGTACCTCTCATTCAGCTTCCAAAAAATGCAGGAAAGGCCAGAATTATCGCTGGGGCCTACGGCAAAGAAAAAGGGCCCATCGAGGCCGAGTCATTAGAGTGTTGGGACATGCGCTTAAATCCCAAGCGCACTGTTGAGCTTAAAGTTATAAAAAATCAAAATGCCGCGCTATTTGTAATTAGTGGTGAGATCGTTTTAAGCGACGGAAATCAACTTGGGCCTGCAGAACTTGGCATCTTAGACTACGAAGGCAGTTTTCTCTCTATTACTGCTATCACACATACTAAAGTTGTATTTCTTAGCGGCCCCAATATCAATGAACCCATTATTGGATATGGTAAATTTGAATTAGAATCTGTCGAAAAAATTCGTTATAATTAA
- a CDS encoding helix-turn-helix domain-containing protein, producing the protein MNETLGECLQQVRKKLGFLSARSFYIDLSKRLELGFNYSYYMKIESDQLMPSEKVISQLASLLPGADGDLVVATYCKALFPQQMKRLLSATKEEVKEVPVPKKKVSKKDNNPTTHIRSYQMELTEKQVSIVASAKTHYFLFLILTLSRRGIAKKELTNYKFDKVEKALEALVEGKLIYQEDDLYFPSFPEFLFPKAETTALKNLYEKINSYDLKKNEQFGLTKVKRSSFFKRISPRQAEIILMHLDLLFQTIRTADDMDVSYNTEVLSLDLTYYRGKVIG; encoded by the coding sequence ATGAATGAGACCTTGGGTGAATGTCTTCAGCAAGTTAGAAAGAAACTGGGATTTTTAAGTGCCCGCTCGTTTTATATCGACCTCTCAAAAAGATTAGAACTAGGTTTTAATTACTCTTATTACATGAAAATTGAGTCTGATCAATTGATGCCTTCTGAGAAAGTGATCTCTCAGCTAGCTAGCCTCCTTCCTGGGGCCGATGGCGATCTTGTAGTTGCCACTTACTGCAAGGCCTTGTTTCCTCAGCAAATGAAGCGTTTACTGAGCGCTACAAAAGAAGAAGTCAAAGAAGTTCCAGTCCCAAAAAAGAAAGTCAGCAAAAAAGACAATAACCCGACGACTCACATCCGCTCTTACCAGATGGAGCTTACTGAAAAACAAGTGTCCATCGTCGCATCGGCCAAGACTCATTACTTCTTATTTCTCATCCTGACTTTATCAAGACGTGGGATTGCAAAAAAAGAACTAACCAATTATAAATTTGATAAAGTAGAGAAGGCCCTTGAAGCTCTGGTCGAAGGTAAACTCATATATCAAGAAGATGATTTATACTTTCCATCATTTCCAGAATTTCTATTCCCTAAAGCTGAAACGACAGCGCTTAAGAATCTTTATGAAAAGATTAATTCTTATGACCTGAAAAAAAATGAGCAATTTGGATTAACAAAAGTGAAGCGCTCATCTTTCTTTAAACGTATCTCACCTAGGCAAGCTGAAATTATTCTTATGCATCTAGATTTGCTGTTTCAAACCATAAGAACGGCAGACGACATGGATGTTTCATATAATACGGAAGTGCTCTCTTTAGATCTCACTTATTACCGTGGGAAAGTTATAGGATAA
- a CDS encoding MBL fold metallo-hydrolase: MARYDLHNKNNSPGPLFVDTTCIDCGTCFHIAPDLFHEQNNLSVVNRQPEGLSEWTQAKEAILSCPTTSIGVQHPPHEFKTAPLTLPRHITDAIYFCGHTSADSYGATAYLIKTPEGNILIDSPRFNSHLANEIEKLGGVKWMFLSHQDDVADHKKFHEHFNCIRIIHKKDLQEDTKACELILDGEESFELGPEIKIIPTPGHTRGHMVLYYKNQFLFTGDHLFYDYEASKIYASKSVNWYSWSEQVQSIHKLINLNVDWIFPGHGGWFQVGNDKFKNDLEQIIK; the protein is encoded by the coding sequence ATGGCCCGCTATGATTTACACAATAAGAACAACTCTCCCGGCCCACTTTTTGTGGATACAACCTGCATTGATTGCGGGACCTGTTTCCATATCGCTCCCGACCTTTTCCATGAACAAAATAACCTCTCTGTGGTCAACCGCCAGCCTGAAGGATTAAGCGAGTGGACTCAAGCAAAAGAGGCCATATTATCTTGCCCAACAACTTCAATTGGTGTGCAACATCCGCCACATGAATTTAAAACTGCTCCTCTTACCCTGCCAAGACACATCACGGACGCAATTTACTTTTGCGGCCACACCTCAGCGGACTCATATGGGGCAACAGCTTATTTGATAAAAACACCAGAGGGAAATATTTTAATAGATTCTCCTCGCTTTAATTCTCATCTCGCTAATGAAATTGAAAAACTTGGAGGTGTGAAATGGATGTTTCTTTCACATCAAGATGATGTGGCCGATCATAAGAAATTTCATGAACATTTCAACTGCATCAGGATCATTCATAAGAAGGATTTACAGGAAGACACGAAAGCATGTGAACTGATTTTGGATGGAGAAGAGAGTTTTGAACTTGGCCCTGAAATTAAAATTATTCCGACTCCCGGCCACACTCGTGGACATATGGTTCTCTATTATAAAAACCAGTTTCTTTTTACTGGAGATCATTTGTTTTATGACTACGAAGCTTCAAAGATCTATGCTTCAAAAAGTGTAAACTGGTATTCATGGTCAGAGCAGGTTCAGTCCATTCACAAGTTGATTAATTTGAATGTCGATTGGATTTTTCCAGGTCATGGTGGATGGTTTCAAGTTGGTAATGATAAATTTAAAAATGATCTTGAACAAATTATTAAATAA
- a CDS encoding cyclophilin-like fold protein produces MKIRIIIGNKMTTATMYDNPTSRDFMSLMPLTLELRDYASTEKISDLPQKLSVKDAPSGSEPLVGDITYYAPWGNLALFYKDFSFSNGLIKLGKIDTDMNIFMSNGPVTAKFELLD; encoded by the coding sequence ATGAAAATAAGAATTATTATCGGCAACAAAATGACTACAGCTACGATGTATGACAATCCAACAAGTAGAGATTTTATGTCATTAATGCCTTTAACTTTAGAGTTAAGGGATTATGCATCGACTGAGAAAATTAGTGATCTTCCCCAAAAACTTTCGGTAAAAGATGCGCCATCTGGCAGCGAACCGTTAGTCGGAGATATTACTTATTATGCACCTTGGGGAAACCTCGCTTTATTTTATAAAGATTTTAGTTTTTCAAACGGATTAATTAAGCTTGGGAAAATTGATACTGATATGAATATATTTATGAGTAATGGTCCCGTAACTGCAAAATTTGAGCTTCTGGACTAG
- a CDS encoding MFS transporter, whose product MKTSFEKSDKAHWSGIWALTLGVSGLMIAEFLPAGVLTPMASDLGITEGMAGQSVTATSVFAVLSSLSIAYLTRKYNRKDVLLLLSALLIISSGIAALTPNLPFLLFGRVLLGIALGGFWSMATAIAIRLVPTESVPKALSIIFGGASFSAVLAAPLGSYLGNIIGWRNVFLFAAAVGVIGFIWLFISLPSLKPKGEVKLRTILDVLKIPSFTPGLFAITLAFCGRFASITYLRPFLEQKTGLEGNSISVVFLAFDLSYFIGTLFATGMVKKNLRLTLFLPSIVLAICSIGLFFSGKILVPTVLLIVVLGAVFAPIPVSWSTWIAKTAPENTETAGGLYVAAVQFSAGIGAMLGGAIFDVSGPAGVFSLSSITWIFSAIVVLLFIKTPKYQNRGNEQLSIHV is encoded by the coding sequence ATGAAAACTTCATTTGAAAAAAGCGATAAAGCTCATTGGAGTGGTATTTGGGCCCTGACACTTGGAGTGTCTGGGCTTATGATTGCAGAATTTCTTCCTGCAGGAGTCTTGACTCCAATGGCATCCGATCTAGGAATCACGGAAGGGATGGCCGGACAATCTGTAACTGCAACTTCTGTTTTTGCGGTTCTTTCGAGTCTTTCAATTGCCTATCTTACTAGGAAATATAATCGCAAAGATGTTCTTTTATTATTATCGGCACTGCTGATAATTTCAAGCGGTATAGCAGCGCTAACTCCCAACTTACCTTTTTTACTTTTTGGAAGAGTCTTGCTCGGGATTGCGCTTGGTGGATTTTGGTCAATGGCCACGGCCATTGCAATTAGATTAGTCCCTACTGAAAGTGTTCCTAAGGCACTCTCAATTATTTTTGGTGGAGCTTCCTTTTCTGCAGTCTTAGCAGCACCTCTTGGAAGTTACTTGGGAAATATAATCGGATGGAGAAATGTGTTTCTTTTTGCAGCTGCAGTTGGAGTGATAGGATTCATTTGGCTGTTTATAAGTTTGCCTTCTTTAAAACCTAAAGGAGAAGTTAAGCTGAGAACAATTTTAGATGTTTTAAAAATACCAAGTTTCACTCCTGGACTTTTTGCCATAACATTAGCATTTTGTGGTCGATTTGCCTCTATCACATATCTGCGTCCTTTTCTTGAACAGAAAACGGGATTAGAGGGAAATAGTATCTCTGTGGTATTTCTAGCATTTGATTTGTCTTATTTTATAGGAACCCTCTTTGCGACAGGGATGGTGAAAAAAAATCTTCGTTTAACTCTTTTTTTACCATCTATCGTGTTGGCCATTTGTTCTATTGGATTGTTTTTTTCTGGAAAAATTCTTGTTCCAACAGTATTGCTAATTGTAGTGTTAGGAGCGGTATTTGCACCAATACCAGTTTCTTGGTCTACGTGGATTGCGAAGACAGCTCCAGAAAATACTGAGACAGCTGGCGGCCTATATGTAGCTGCAGTTCAGTTTTCTGCTGGGATAGGCGCAATGTTGGGGGGAGCTATTTTTGACGTATCAGGGCCAGCGGGTGTTTTTTCGCTAAGTTCAATAACCTGGATTTTTTCAGCGATCGTCGTTCTTTTATTTATTAAGACACCGAAGTATCAAAATAGAGGTAATGAACAGTTAAGTATTCACGTATGA
- a CDS encoding alpha/beta hydrolase: protein MIGVTTMTNSIAMAQDLSNGANNFYKSNEVTVKKVTFKNQYNMKVAGNLFIPKNLKESSKNAAIVVGHPMGAVKEQSANLYATKMAEQGFVTLSIDLSFWGESEGKTRNAVSPDMYSESFNAAVDFLGTQKVVDSNRIGVLGICGSGSFAISAAKIDPRMKAIATVSMYDMGAANRNGLKHGLSLEKRKEIIKEAAEQRSVEFRGGETKYTSGTVHEITENSHPIEREFYDFYRTKRGEFTPKGSSPKLTTHPTLSSNTKFMNFYPFNDIETISPRPMLFVAGEVAHSREFSDEAYKLAGEPKELVIVPGAGHVDLYDRVNLIPFDKLTSFFKKNL from the coding sequence ATGATAGGAGTTACAACAATGACTAATTCAATAGCTATGGCCCAAGATTTGTCTAATGGAGCTAATAATTTTTATAAGAGTAATGAAGTGACTGTAAAAAAGGTTACATTTAAAAATCAATATAACATGAAAGTTGCAGGTAATCTTTTTATACCAAAAAATTTAAAAGAAAGTTCTAAAAATGCCGCAATTGTTGTTGGGCATCCTATGGGTGCCGTAAAGGAACAAAGTGCAAATCTTTATGCTACTAAAATGGCAGAACAAGGATTTGTTACTCTGTCGATAGATTTATCATTTTGGGGAGAAAGTGAGGGGAAAACTCGCAATGCTGTTTCACCGGATATGTACTCAGAGAGCTTTAATGCAGCTGTAGATTTTTTAGGAACTCAAAAAGTTGTTGATAGTAATCGCATAGGTGTGCTTGGAATTTGCGGCAGCGGAAGTTTTGCTATCAGTGCGGCCAAGATTGATCCACGCATGAAAGCAATTGCTACTGTCAGCATGTATGATATGGGAGCAGCGAACCGAAATGGTCTTAAGCATGGTCTGTCTCTAGAAAAAAGAAAAGAAATCATTAAAGAAGCAGCAGAACAACGCTCAGTTGAATTTAGAGGTGGAGAAACGAAATACACTAGCGGAACAGTACATGAGATTACTGAAAACTCACACCCTATTGAACGTGAGTTTTATGACTTCTATAGAACGAAGAGAGGTGAGTTCACTCCTAAGGGATCATCACCTAAACTAACAACACATCCTACACTTTCAAGTAATACTAAGTTCATGAATTTTTATCCATTCAACGATATTGAAACAATTTCTCCTCGTCCGATGCTGTTCGTAGCAGGTGAGGTTGCTCACTCCAGAGAGTTTAGCGATGAAGCCTACAAATTAGCAGGGGAGCCGAAAGAATTAGTCATTGTTCCTGGTGCAGGTCACGTAGACCTTTATGACAGAGTGAACCTGATTCCATTTGATAAATTAACAAGTTTCTTCAAGAAAAATTTATAA
- a CDS encoding LysR family transcriptional regulator encodes MDKDQLDGLLALKLVAEKRSFTAAAEELRVSSPAISKMITQLEKKMRITLLTRTTRAVSLTEAGKRFLDQAGPAIEQIIIAQEDAQSFAKKPSGVLRLNMPGTFYSGYLFPYINSFAEKYPDITIDIYSADQVSDIFEAGFDAGVRHSDILAKDMVALKLFGPIRFVTVASPKYLDKVGRPKHPKDLLTHNCIRHRFGNGANIYDKWEFQNKGKEFEVRVNGSLIFNDSLLIVKAALEGAGLMYTTFDLVKEHIQDGKLEIVLNSFQVTSEGYYLYYPKLSQVSPKLRAFINHFKGMKNQS; translated from the coding sequence ATGGATAAAGATCAATTAGATGGATTATTAGCTTTAAAGTTAGTTGCAGAAAAAAGAAGTTTTACTGCTGCTGCTGAAGAATTAAGAGTTTCTTCTCCTGCAATAAGTAAGATGATTACTCAACTTGAAAAAAAAATGAGAATTACTCTTCTCACTCGAACAACCAGAGCAGTAAGCTTAACCGAAGCTGGAAAAAGATTTTTAGATCAGGCCGGGCCTGCAATCGAACAAATTATAATTGCTCAAGAAGATGCACAAAGTTTTGCAAAAAAACCTTCGGGGGTTTTAAGGCTTAATATGCCTGGAACTTTTTACTCAGGATATCTCTTCCCATACATTAATAGTTTTGCAGAAAAATATCCTGATATAACAATTGACATTTATTCTGCGGATCAGGTCTCAGATATTTTTGAAGCTGGATTTGATGCTGGGGTCAGGCACTCTGATATCTTAGCAAAAGATATGGTTGCTTTAAAACTCTTCGGACCAATACGATTTGTTACAGTCGCTTCACCAAAATATTTAGATAAAGTTGGTCGCCCGAAACATCCGAAAGATTTATTAACCCATAACTGTATACGACACAGGTTTGGGAATGGAGCAAACATTTATGATAAATGGGAATTCCAAAATAAGGGAAAAGAGTTTGAAGTACGAGTAAATGGATCATTAATATTTAATGATTCGTTACTAATTGTAAAAGCTGCCTTAGAGGGGGCCGGTTTAATGTATACAACATTTGATTTGGTAAAAGAGCATATTCAAGATGGTAAATTAGAAATTGTATTAAACTCTTTCCAGGTCACAAGTGAAGGTTATTATCTTTATTATCCAAAGTTATCTCAGGTTTCTCCAAAACTGAGGGCCTTTATTAATCACTTCAAAGGAATGAAGAATCAATCATAA
- a CDS encoding GH3 family domain-containing protein yields the protein MNRILPYTLYPLTLIAAALAYLLTFQLTHLHLLALYSGVSLSAIIIFTAEKFFPLHHEWIPTKEDLITDVFFYSVIVQVAFPFALYFAGINILNFLGFKEGIILDLWPHHFSKITQFFILAISGEFFQYWWHRLCHTYKFLWPIHAPHHFQKKLYSWNTSRFHFFDKFVEFFFTIFIFLSLGLSVEILSYYYLFYAITGYVQHSNLDIKLGWMDYIIASGETHRFHHDSNLSASKCNYANNFVLFDLLFKTFKRIPGEKNPIVGMNSKNTPIGVIEETQYPISHFKDEFFQLILKNIMESVAGEKVKELQRATSDPKTFQNARLFEILQKNQETIFGIEHDFKNIKTVEHFKKNVPIRDYEEHRHYIEMIFKGETKALSALSPHYFTKTSGTTGKPKYIPINMEIQKAYIASQQILSHSLFKKDSKYLSGEIFSVVGNECEEILYDKWPCGSMSGKLYSLAHKSIKAKHVFQKDIATLNDSEKMYFYLAALALLSPNTTFYVSPNPSTLLKIFEVINSKRPELLKLIQDGNDPIVKKHSRKFDHAIELLNLQKDLKVTDVWPNLHILALWMQGSCSYLIPRVKNLIGPKTQLAELGFLCSEFYGTLPVDSDTNKQVPTLLDNYFEFIEKNDYESGNRETLGLNELKLGYEYYIVVTTIGCFYRYFINDIIKVTGFYNQTPTIVFSQKGKGITNITGEKISEKQLVSFFEELNSQEQRIKFFICLADQVNQSYTLYLESDSNLSIEKLEKDLDQHLKNVNIEYASKVSTQRLQPIKIHLLEPGTSELYRTHCIKKGQSEVQFKFLYLQYLSNVDFPFKSHSKK from the coding sequence ATGAATCGAATTCTTCCCTACACACTTTATCCGCTTACCCTGATAGCTGCAGCTCTCGCCTATCTGCTGACCTTCCAACTTACACATTTGCATCTTCTCGCCCTCTATTCTGGTGTCTCTCTTTCGGCCATTATTATTTTTACTGCTGAAAAATTCTTTCCACTCCACCATGAATGGATTCCAACGAAAGAAGACCTGATAACCGACGTCTTTTTTTACTCAGTCATCGTTCAGGTTGCCTTTCCTTTTGCTCTTTATTTTGCTGGTATTAATATACTTAACTTTTTAGGCTTCAAAGAAGGAATCATCCTTGATCTGTGGCCCCATCACTTTTCTAAAATTACACAATTTTTTATTCTCGCCATCTCTGGTGAATTTTTTCAATACTGGTGGCATCGTCTCTGCCATACATATAAATTTTTATGGCCCATCCATGCTCCTCATCATTTCCAGAAAAAACTTTATTCGTGGAACACCTCACGTTTTCATTTTTTTGATAAATTTGTAGAGTTCTTTTTCACTATCTTTATTTTTCTGTCGCTTGGTTTAAGTGTCGAAATTCTTTCTTACTATTATCTTTTCTATGCAATCACTGGTTACGTTCAACACTCAAATTTGGACATCAAGCTTGGATGGATGGATTATATAATTGCTTCAGGTGAAACACACCGCTTTCATCACGACTCAAATTTAAGTGCCAGCAAGTGTAATTACGCCAATAATTTTGTATTATTCGATTTACTCTTCAAGACTTTTAAAAGAATTCCTGGCGAAAAAAATCCAATTGTCGGCATGAACTCAAAAAACACACCAATAGGTGTTATTGAAGAAACTCAATATCCTATCTCACATTTCAAAGACGAGTTTTTTCAACTTATTTTGAAAAACATTATGGAATCTGTGGCCGGAGAAAAAGTAAAAGAACTGCAAAGGGCAACGAGCGATCCCAAGACATTTCAAAACGCCCGCCTCTTTGAAATTTTACAAAAGAATCAAGAGACAATCTTTGGGATTGAACACGATTTTAAAAATATTAAAACCGTTGAACACTTTAAAAAGAATGTGCCTATTAGAGATTACGAAGAACACCGTCACTATATTGAAATGATCTTTAAAGGTGAGACGAAGGCCCTAAGCGCTCTTTCCCCTCATTATTTTACTAAAACCAGCGGTACTACGGGAAAACCCAAATACATTCCTATCAATATGGAAATCCAGAAAGCGTATATCGCCTCACAACAGATCTTATCTCATTCTTTATTCAAAAAAGACTCTAAATATCTTAGTGGTGAGATTTTTTCAGTCGTAGGAAATGAGTGCGAAGAAATCCTATACGATAAATGGCCATGTGGTTCTATGTCAGGAAAACTTTATTCCCTGGCCCATAAATCGATTAAAGCTAAGCATGTCTTTCAAAAAGACATTGCGACACTTAACGACTCAGAAAAAATGTACTTCTATCTTGCGGCCCTGGCGCTCCTATCTCCCAATACGACATTTTACGTTTCTCCGAATCCATCGACTTTGCTCAAAATATTTGAAGTGATCAACTCTAAACGCCCAGAGCTTTTAAAACTGATTCAAGATGGAAATGATCCGATCGTAAAAAAGCACTCACGCAAGTTTGACCATGCAATTGAATTGCTCAACTTACAAAAAGATCTTAAAGTCACTGATGTCTGGCCTAACCTCCACATCCTTGCTCTTTGGATGCAAGGAAGTTGTTCTTATCTCATCCCACGAGTAAAAAACCTTATTGGGCCCAAGACTCAATTGGCAGAATTAGGATTTTTATGTAGTGAGTTTTACGGGACACTTCCCGTCGATTCCGATACCAATAAACAAGTACCAACATTACTGGATAATTATTTTGAATTTATTGAAAAAAATGATTACGAATCTGGAAATCGCGAGACCTTGGGACTTAATGAATTAAAATTAGGGTATGAGTATTATATCGTTGTCACAACAATTGGCTGTTTCTATCGCTACTTCATCAATGACATCATTAAAGTGACGGGATTCTATAACCAAACTCCCACAATCGTTTTTTCTCAAAAAGGAAAAGGGATTACCAACATTACCGGAGAGAAAATCTCAGAGAAACAACTTGTTTCTTTTTTTGAGGAATTAAACTCTCAGGAACAGAGGATTAAGTTCTTCATCTGCCTAGCTGATCAAGTTAATCAAAGCTATACTCTTTATCTTGAATCCGATTCCAATCTTTCAATCGAAAAACTAGAAAAGGATCTGGATCAGCATTTAAAGAATGTGAATATTGAGTACGCAAGTAAAGTTTCGACTCAAAGACTTCAACCAATCAAAATTCATCTACTAGAACCAGGAACATCAGAACTCTACCGAACTCATTGTATAAAAAAGGGACAAAGTGAAGTGCAATTTAAATTTTTGTACTTACAGTACTTATCTAATGTCGATTTCCCTTTTAAGAGTCATAGTAAAAAATGA
- a CDS encoding enolase C-terminal domain-like protein, with protein MKRIITHQSIQIPFKAKFAHHSATRESTETIVVEIKNQEGLIGYGESCPRSYVTGETIESAQTFIKQMTPLIENTHTLPELKSLQEKINLEIDKNPSAWCALEMAMLDLLAQERDQSVEVLLGVKSAPVDISYTAVVGISSYFGVLIKLLIYKLLGFSDFKIKLSGKITDDLKVLKLITLFSKAIRVDANNLFKTGKEAIDYLQPLRPYIWAIEEPVSPNAFTEMKDIADTLKIKIILDESFLNYSSLEKIKERPDIFIPNLRISKLGGVLRTLNLIAALEEHNFQWILGSHVGEMSLLTRASLLISGSAPKNLKALEGGFSTHLLSYDPFFPNLKLGRGATIKRESFLNKYGWGMRKQ; from the coding sequence ATGAAAAGAATAATCACTCACCAATCTATTCAGATACCTTTTAAAGCTAAGTTTGCTCATCATTCTGCGACAAGAGAATCGACTGAGACAATCGTAGTTGAAATAAAAAATCAAGAAGGACTCATTGGATATGGTGAGTCTTGTCCGCGCTCTTATGTCACCGGAGAAACAATAGAAAGTGCTCAGACTTTTATTAAACAAATGACTCCACTGATAGAAAATACTCACACACTCCCCGAATTAAAATCGTTACAAGAAAAAATCAACTTAGAAATTGATAAAAATCCAAGCGCCTGGTGTGCATTAGAAATGGCAATGCTTGATTTGCTGGCCCAAGAAAGGGATCAGTCAGTTGAAGTATTATTGGGCGTGAAATCCGCTCCAGTAGATATTTCCTACACCGCAGTCGTTGGCATAAGTTCATACTTCGGCGTTTTGATAAAATTGTTAATCTATAAACTCCTAGGATTTTCTGATTTCAAAATTAAACTCAGTGGAAAGATCACAGACGATTTAAAGGTTTTGAAGCTTATTACACTTTTCTCTAAGGCCATACGTGTGGATGCTAATAATCTCTTTAAGACAGGAAAAGAGGCCATTGATTACTTACAACCATTACGCCCCTACATCTGGGCCATTGAAGAACCTGTGAGTCCAAACGCTTTCACTGAAATGAAAGACATTGCTGACACACTAAAAATCAAAATCATTCTGGATGAGAGTTTTTTAAATTATTCGTCTTTAGAAAAAATAAAAGAAAGACCTGATATCTTTATACCCAACTTGAGAATTTCAAAATTAGGCGGAGTCTTACGAACACTAAACCTAATCGCCGCTTTAGAAGAACATAACTTCCAATGGATTCTAGGCTCTCACGTCGGAGAGATGAGTTTACTCACTCGCGCTTCACTCTTAATCTCAGGAAGTGCACCAAAAAATCTAAAAGCACTTGAGGGAGGATTTAGCACTCACCTTTTAAGTTATGATCCGTTTTTCCCAAATTTAAAATTAGGAAGGGGCGCTACTATTAAAAGAGAATCTTTTTTGAATAAATATGGCTGGGGCATGAGGAAACAATGA